One part of the Ralstonia pickettii genome encodes these proteins:
- the ccmB gene encoding heme exporter protein CcmB — protein sequence MKPMLMAILLHDLTLSWRRRGNLVGGVVFYVIAASLFPLAIGPDPQQLRVLAPGILWVAALLASMLSLSRLFAQEHADGSLDQLLLSPHPLALIVLTKIAAHWLASGLPLLLLTPILAQQYSLPLHATLLLTATLLIGTPAIALIGAVGAALTLGVRNGAALLCILVLPLCVPVLVFGAGAGSAADAGLDVMPHLSLLGACLALSLFVCPLATAAGLRIAVE from the coding sequence ATGAAGCCGATGCTGATGGCCATCCTGCTGCACGACCTTACGCTCTCATGGCGGCGGCGCGGCAACCTTGTCGGCGGCGTGGTGTTCTACGTCATTGCGGCGAGCCTGTTCCCGCTGGCCATCGGCCCCGACCCGCAGCAGTTGCGCGTGCTCGCGCCGGGCATCCTGTGGGTCGCGGCGCTGCTGGCGTCGATGCTCTCGCTCTCTCGGCTGTTTGCGCAGGAACACGCCGATGGCAGCCTGGATCAACTGCTGTTGTCGCCGCACCCGCTTGCGCTGATCGTACTGACGAAGATCGCAGCGCACTGGCTCGCGAGTGGTCTGCCATTGCTGCTGCTGACGCCCATCCTGGCCCAGCAGTACAGCCTACCGCTGCATGCAACGCTACTGCTGACCGCCACGCTGCTGATCGGTACGCCGGCCATTGCGCTGATCGGTGCTGTAGGCGCGGCGCTCACTCTGGGCGTGCGCAACGGGGCAGCGCTGTTGTGCATCCTCGTACTGCCGCTCTGTGTGCCCGTTCTTGTGTTTGGCGCAGGCGCCGGATCCGCTGCAGACGCGGGGCTCGATGTCATGCCGCATCTGTCGTTGCTGGGCGCTTGCCTGGCGCTGTCATTGTTTGTCTGCCCGCTGGCCACGGCTGCCGGGCTGCGCATTGCCGTGGAATGA
- the ccmC gene encoding heme ABC transporter permease CcmC, with the protein MTNRSGLHTTPIAVRQPASRRWNWLAYASPVRFDPLARKLAPWFGAAALLFLVAGLYVGFVVAPTDAQQGEVYRIIFLHVPAAWMSMFIYLVMAGYCALGLVLRTRLSSMMASALAPTGALFTAIALWTGALWGKPTWGTWWVWDARLTSELLLLFLYLGFIALESAIEEPLRAERACAVLAVVGVVNLPVIYFSVQWWNTLHQGASISLTAAPSMAMTMLLGMLLMTLACWMYSICVALIRVRCIMRERGDDDLNPTTPA; encoded by the coding sequence ATGACGAATCGATCCGGACTCCACACCACGCCCATCGCCGTGCGCCAACCTGCGTCGCGACGCTGGAACTGGCTCGCGTATGCGTCGCCCGTGCGGTTTGATCCGCTCGCGCGCAAGCTCGCACCGTGGTTTGGTGCAGCAGCTCTCTTGTTCCTCGTCGCCGGCCTCTACGTCGGCTTCGTGGTGGCGCCCACCGATGCGCAGCAGGGCGAGGTCTATCGCATCATCTTCCTGCACGTGCCGGCCGCGTGGATGTCGATGTTCATCTACCTCGTGATGGCCGGTTATTGCGCGCTGGGGCTGGTACTGCGCACCCGGCTTTCCTCGATGATGGCCTCGGCGCTCGCACCCACGGGTGCGCTCTTCACCGCCATTGCGCTGTGGACCGGCGCGCTGTGGGGCAAGCCGACCTGGGGCACGTGGTGGGTATGGGATGCGCGGTTGACGTCGGAGTTGCTGCTGCTGTTTCTGTACCTCGGCTTCATCGCATTGGAAAGCGCCATTGAAGAGCCGCTCCGCGCCGAACGCGCCTGCGCCGTGCTGGCCGTGGTCGGCGTAGTCAACCTCCCCGTGATCTATTTCTCGGTGCAGTGGTGGAACACGCTGCACCAAGGCGCGTCCATCAGCCTGACGGCGGCACCGTCGATGGCGATGACGATGTTGCTCGGCATGTTGCTGATGACGCTCGCGTGCTGGATGTACAGCATCTGCGTGGCGCTGATTCGCGTGCGCTGCATCATGCGCGAACGCGGTGACGATGACCTCAACCCAACCACACCGGCATGA
- the ccmE gene encoding cytochrome c maturation protein CcmE, whose protein sequence is MTRRQRRLGILLAALVCAGAATALTLNAFRSNLVFFFSPSQIAAKEAPVAQVFRLGGLVERGSIQRERDGMTIRFIVTDTARGVPVVYRGLLPDLFREGKGVVARGRLGEDGVFVANEVLAKHDENYMPPEAADAVRRAAQVKEQMAKESARSASR, encoded by the coding sequence ATGACACGCAGACAACGCCGTCTCGGCATCCTGCTCGCCGCACTGGTATGCGCAGGTGCGGCTACCGCACTCACGCTGAATGCGTTCCGCTCCAATCTGGTATTTTTCTTCAGCCCGAGCCAGATCGCCGCCAAGGAAGCGCCTGTGGCACAAGTCTTTCGACTGGGTGGGCTAGTCGAACGCGGCTCCATCCAACGTGAACGTGACGGCATGACCATCCGCTTTATCGTCACTGACACAGCGCGCGGGGTGCCGGTCGTCTATCGCGGCTTGCTGCCGGACCTGTTCCGCGAGGGCAAGGGCGTGGTGGCGCGCGGCCGGCTGGGTGAGGACGGCGTCTTCGTCGCCAACGAGGTGCTCGCCAAGCACGACGAAAACTACATGCCGCCCGAAGCCGCCGACGCCGTACGCCGCGCTGCGCAAGTCAAGGAACAGATGGCCAAGGAATCTGCCCGGAGCGCGTCACGATGA
- a CDS encoding heme lyase CcmF/NrfE family subunit, protein MIAELGHFALILALLTAAMQSVLPLVGAARDGERWMAVARPAARMQCALVLLAYGALTWAFVSNDFSVLYVAANSNSALPLPYRVAAVWGGHEGSMLLWTAMLALWSLAVSLFSRQLPLPVVARVLGVMGAISTGLLLFLLFASNPFLRLLPPAMEGRDLNPLLQDPGMVSHPPMLYMGYVGFAVAFSFAMAALLSGRLDATWARWSRPWTIAAWACLTTGIMLGSAWAYYELGWGGWWFWDPVENASFMPWLAGTALIHSLAVTEKRGVFRAWTALLAIFTFSLSLLGTFLVRSGVLTSVHAFAVDPKRGLFILALLGIVTGGALGLFAWRAKRLSSNASEGATFPLFARESFLLANNVLLAVAAATVLLGTLYPLLLDVLRLGKISVGPAYFEQVFVPLMSPAVLLMGAAPLARWRHGALPSMAVRLRWAAVASVAVGLGLAVLYRTSALAGLGLTLAAWCLVSALASLAEKLRQPGNRLTTLRQLPPSYFGMLVAHAGVGVFIAGVTLVLSQETLRELPVRVGGKVEVGGYMFHLASVAPAQGPNYDVLRGHVDVSRNGKPVATLLPERRLYHSQENPTTEVAIDSGITRDLYVALGESLGQDNWAMRIYIKPFVSWIWAGCVLMVLGGLLAVCDRRYRLRRRSTSSRAAPDTARGGPSLAMPATEELR, encoded by the coding sequence ATGATCGCCGAGCTGGGCCACTTCGCGTTGATCCTCGCGCTGCTGACTGCGGCCATGCAATCCGTGTTGCCGCTGGTTGGTGCGGCGCGCGACGGCGAGCGCTGGATGGCCGTGGCGCGCCCCGCTGCGCGCATGCAGTGCGCGCTGGTGCTGCTGGCTTATGGCGCACTGACGTGGGCGTTCGTCAGCAACGACTTTAGCGTGCTCTATGTCGCCGCCAACTCGAACAGCGCGCTGCCGCTGCCCTATCGCGTGGCCGCCGTGTGGGGCGGACACGAGGGATCGATGTTGCTGTGGACGGCGATGCTGGCGTTGTGGTCACTGGCCGTGTCGTTGTTCAGCCGCCAACTTCCGTTGCCCGTGGTGGCGCGCGTGCTGGGCGTGATGGGCGCCATCAGCACGGGGCTGCTGCTTTTCTTGCTGTTCGCATCCAACCCATTCCTGCGCCTGTTGCCGCCTGCCATGGAAGGACGCGACCTCAACCCGCTGCTGCAAGACCCGGGCATGGTGTCGCATCCGCCCATGCTGTACATGGGTTACGTGGGCTTTGCCGTGGCGTTCTCGTTTGCGATGGCCGCGCTGCTGTCGGGCCGGCTCGATGCCACCTGGGCGCGCTGGTCGCGGCCGTGGACGATCGCCGCCTGGGCATGCCTGACGACCGGCATCATGCTCGGCAGCGCCTGGGCGTACTACGAACTCGGCTGGGGCGGCTGGTGGTTCTGGGACCCGGTCGAAAATGCGTCGTTCATGCCGTGGCTGGCGGGCACAGCACTGATCCACTCGTTGGCGGTGACGGAAAAGCGCGGCGTGTTCCGCGCATGGACGGCGCTGCTGGCCATCTTCACGTTCTCGCTCAGTCTGCTCGGCACGTTCCTCGTCCGCTCGGGCGTGCTGACGTCGGTGCATGCTTTTGCGGTCGACCCGAAGCGCGGTCTCTTCATCCTCGCGTTGCTGGGCATCGTAACGGGCGGCGCCCTCGGTCTGTTTGCGTGGCGCGCAAAGCGGTTGTCCAGCAACGCGTCGGAAGGCGCGACGTTCCCGCTGTTCGCGCGTGAATCGTTCCTGCTGGCCAACAACGTGCTGCTGGCGGTGGCGGCCGCCACGGTATTGCTCGGCACGCTGTATCCGCTTTTGCTGGATGTGCTGCGGCTGGGCAAGATCTCGGTCGGGCCAGCGTATTTCGAACAGGTCTTTGTGCCGCTGATGTCTCCTGCGGTGCTGCTGATGGGTGCCGCGCCACTGGCACGCTGGCGTCACGGTGCGCTGCCGTCGATGGCGGTGCGGCTGCGATGGGCAGCAGTGGCGAGTGTTGCCGTCGGGCTCGGACTGGCGGTGTTGTATCGGACGTCCGCGCTGGCGGGCCTGGGGCTGACGCTCGCCGCATGGTGTCTTGTGAGCGCGCTGGCCAGTCTGGCCGAAAAGCTTCGCCAGCCCGGCAATCGATTGACGACGCTGCGGCAACTGCCGCCGAGCTACTTTGGCATGCTCGTGGCGCACGCGGGGGTCGGCGTGTTCATTGCGGGCGTCACGCTGGTGCTCAGCCAGGAGACGCTACGCGAGCTGCCGGTGCGCGTGGGCGGCAAGGTGGAGGTGGGCGGCTACATGTTCCACCTCGCCAGCGTTGCGCCTGCGCAGGGCCCCAACTACGACGTCTTGCGCGGCCATGTCGACGTCAGCCGCAACGGCAAACCCGTGGCCACGCTGCTACCCGAGCGGCGCCTGTACCACAGCCAGGAAAATCCCACGACCGAAGTCGCCATCGACAGCGGCATCACGCGCGATCTCTATGTCGCGCTTGGTGAATCACTCGGACAAGACAACTGGGCCATGCGCATCTACATCAAGCCCTTTGTCAGCTGGATCTGGGCAGGCTGTGTGCTGATGGTGCTGGGCGGGCTGCTGGCCGTGTGCGACCGCCGCTACCGGCTGCGCCGCCGCTCCACGTCATCGCGCGCCGCGCCCGACACTGCACGGGGCGGCCCGTCATTAGCGATGCCAGCGACCGAGGAGCTACGGTGA
- a CDS encoding DsbE family thiol:disulfide interchange protein yields the protein MKLRYVLPLAAFLVLVIALAAGLSRDPRELPSPLVGKPAPAFRLTALESTAGPLTPQDLRGKVWMLNVWASWCTACRAEHAVLNAFAKQSAVPIYGLNYKDDADAARAWLKQMGDPYVTSLIDADGKVGIDYGVYGVPETFVIDRAGVVRYRQVGPVTAESMERRIVPLLQQLEQEGGHA from the coding sequence GTGAAGCTGCGCTACGTGCTGCCGCTGGCAGCGTTCCTTGTTCTGGTGATTGCGCTGGCGGCGGGGCTGTCGCGTGACCCGCGCGAACTGCCCTCGCCGCTGGTCGGCAAGCCCGCACCGGCGTTCAGGCTAACGGCGCTGGAATCGACTGCCGGCCCCCTCACGCCGCAAGACCTGCGCGGCAAGGTCTGGATGCTCAACGTCTGGGCATCGTGGTGCACCGCCTGCCGCGCAGAGCACGCCGTGCTGAACGCGTTCGCAAAGCAATCAGCCGTGCCGATCTACGGCCTGAACTACAAGGACGACGCCGACGCGGCACGCGCGTGGCTCAAACAAATGGGCGACCCGTATGTCACGTCGCTCATCGACGCAGACGGCAAGGTCGGCATCGACTACGGCGTCTACGGCGTGCCGGAAACCTTCGTCATCGACCGCGCTGGCGTAGTGCGCTATCGGCAGGTCGGCCCCGTGACGGCCGAGTCCATGGAACGCAGGATCGTGCCGCTTCTGCAGCAACTGGAGCAGGAAGGTGGTCATGCATAA
- a CDS encoding cytochrome c-type biogenesis protein — protein sequence MHKRLAALLLAGVAAFVLQTPACAAASDTDLDTRVHALSEQLRCLVCQNQTLADSNADLAVDLRRQIREQLRAGATEADVKDYLVQRYGDFVLYRPPVKRLTYLLWFGPVLLLMAVVFGIVSSRKQQKPAPSELDADAQARLTALLVASPPEDSRQ from the coding sequence ATGCATAAACGACTGGCTGCGCTCCTTCTCGCGGGCGTCGCTGCGTTCGTGCTGCAGACGCCCGCCTGTGCCGCAGCGTCGGACACCGATCTCGACACCCGCGTCCATGCGCTGTCGGAGCAGCTGCGCTGCCTCGTCTGCCAGAACCAGACCCTCGCCGATTCCAACGCCGACCTCGCCGTCGACCTGCGCCGCCAGATTCGCGAACAACTGCGTGCCGGCGCCACCGAGGCCGACGTGAAGGACTATCTCGTGCAGCGCTATGGCGATTTCGTCCTATATCGGCCGCCCGTCAAACGGTTGACGTATCTGCTGTGGTTCGGCCCGGTGCTGTTGCTGATGGCAGTGGTGTTCGGCATCGTGTCGTCCCGCAAACAGCAGAAACCGGCCCCTTCCGAGTTGGACGCTGACGCGCAAGCGCGCCTGACTGCACTTCTTGTCGCGTCGCCACCGGAAGACTCCCGCCAATGA
- the ccmI gene encoding c-type cytochrome biogenesis protein CcmI, protein MTVMTLFWLLAAVLTAITMAVLLTPLLRRARNDAGGTHIQSPTVRSQMVRWYQDQLRELDTDLRTGAMDAAGHAHARAELGRRLLDDTAGTASTPQARPDRRPVLLAAVLLAALPTSAVLLYQHLGKPASLWMPGDMTTAARSDHTGGDAQIESMVNSLAQRLRDTPDDAPGWALLARSYSTMERPADAVAAYAKAVALAPEVASLRADYADALATAQGGTLAGAPIEQVRLALKADPDEPKALALAASAAVERGDVSDAIAHWERLYQLLPPESAGAKQIATNLAAARADQQKAPRVK, encoded by the coding sequence ATGACCGTGATGACCTTGTTCTGGCTGCTCGCGGCCGTCCTCACGGCTATTACCATGGCGGTTCTACTGACGCCCTTGCTGCGACGCGCGCGCAACGATGCGGGCGGTACGCACATCCAAAGCCCTACCGTGCGCAGCCAGATGGTGCGCTGGTACCAAGACCAACTGCGCGAACTGGATACCGACCTGCGCACCGGCGCTATGGATGCCGCAGGCCACGCGCACGCACGCGCAGAGCTTGGCCGGCGGCTGCTGGACGACACAGCCGGCACCGCCAGCACCCCGCAGGCGCGGCCCGACCGCCGCCCCGTTCTGCTCGCCGCAGTGCTGCTGGCTGCGTTGCCCACGTCTGCTGTGCTGCTCTACCAGCATCTGGGCAAGCCCGCGTCGCTGTGGATGCCGGGCGACATGACGACCGCCGCCCGCAGCGACCACACCGGTGGAGACGCGCAAATCGAATCGATGGTGAACAGCCTGGCCCAACGGCTGCGCGACACGCCTGACGACGCTCCCGGCTGGGCGCTGCTTGCCAGGTCCTACAGCACGATGGAGCGCCCCGCCGACGCCGTCGCCGCCTATGCGAAGGCGGTGGCCCTTGCCCCCGAGGTCGCCAGCCTGCGTGCCGATTACGCCGACGCACTCGCAACCGCCCAGGGCGGCACCCTGGCTGGTGCACCCATCGAGCAGGTGCGCCTAGCCCTGAAGGCCGACCCGGACGAGCCCAAAGCGCTGGCCCTGGCCGCTTCCGCCGCCGTCGAACGTGGTGACGTGAGCGATGCCATCGCCCACTGGGAGCGCCTCTACCAGTTGCTGCCGCCCGAATCTGCCGGTGCCAAGCAGATCGCCACCAACCTGGCTGCCGCGCGCGCCGATCAGCAAAAAGCACCCCGCGTCAAGTGA
- the ada gene encoding bifunctional DNA-binding transcriptional regulator/O6-methylguanine-DNA methyltransferase Ada gives MQSSARPVPDTTLVEHDPRWTRVLARDPSADGQFVYAVKTTGVYCQPSSPSRLPRPENVEFFDTPADAEAAGYRPSRRAGPDQTTVRAQQTALVAQACRRIEAADTPPTLDALAQDAGLSPYHFHRLFKSVTGLTPKGYADAHRARKLRAQLGRGSTVTEAIYDAGFNASSRFYEASDNVLGMTASRYRAGGVQTTIRFAVGECSLGSILVAQSDRGICAILMGDDPDALVRDLQDTFPKAELIGGDAGFEDLVAKVVGFVEAPSIGLDLPLDVRGTAFQERVWQALREVPPGSTTSYTEIAARIGAPQAVRAVAQACAANHIAVAIPCHRVIRRDGNTSGYRWGVERKLALLEREAQSAA, from the coding sequence ATGCAATCCTCCGCCCGCCCCGTACCGGACACCACCCTCGTCGAACACGACCCGCGCTGGACTCGCGTGCTGGCGCGCGATCCCTCTGCCGACGGGCAATTCGTCTATGCCGTGAAGACCACCGGCGTGTATTGCCAGCCGAGCAGCCCGTCGCGCCTGCCGCGTCCCGAAAATGTCGAGTTCTTCGACACGCCTGCCGACGCGGAGGCAGCCGGTTACCGCCCGAGCCGCCGCGCCGGCCCGGATCAGACCACCGTGCGCGCGCAGCAAACCGCGCTCGTCGCACAGGCCTGCCGACGCATCGAGGCAGCCGACACGCCGCCCACGCTCGACGCGCTCGCGCAAGACGCCGGACTAAGCCCCTATCACTTCCATCGCCTGTTCAAGAGCGTCACGGGTCTGACGCCCAAGGGTTACGCCGATGCGCATCGCGCCCGCAAGCTGCGCGCGCAACTGGGACGCGGCAGCACCGTCACCGAGGCCATCTACGACGCCGGATTCAACGCCAGCAGCCGCTTCTACGAGGCGTCGGACAACGTGCTGGGCATGACGGCCAGCCGCTACCGTGCCGGTGGCGTACAGACGACGATCCGCTTTGCCGTGGGCGAGTGCTCGCTCGGTTCCATCTTGGTCGCGCAGAGCGATCGCGGCATCTGCGCGATCCTGATGGGCGACGACCCTGACGCGCTCGTGCGCGATCTGCAGGACACCTTCCCCAAGGCCGAACTCATCGGCGGCGACGCGGGCTTTGAGGATCTGGTCGCGAAGGTAGTGGGTTTTGTCGAAGCGCCGTCCATCGGCCTGGACCTACCGCTGGACGTGCGCGGCACCGCGTTCCAGGAGCGCGTGTGGCAGGCGCTGCGCGAAGTGCCGCCCGGCAGCACCACCAGCTACACCGAGATTGCCGCGCGCATCGGTGCGCCCCAGGCCGTCCGCGCCGTTGCGCAGGCCTGCGCGGCCAATCACATCGCAGTGGCCATTCCGTGCCACCGCGTAATCCGCCGGGACGGCAACACCTCCGGTTATCGCTGGGGCGTGGAGCGCAAGCTGGCGCTGCTGGAGCGCGAGGCGCAATCCGCTGCATGA
- a CDS encoding Ada metal-binding domain-containing protein — MRTWTLTGAGGQPYESAVPGTLGGHRRARIYGRLDCAAARRAIARGGYVRHRVFFLNEADARDAGYRPCAVCMPQAYAAWKGSAGCG, encoded by the coding sequence GTGAGAACGTGGACGCTCACCGGCGCCGGCGGCCAGCCTTATGAGAGCGCCGTGCCCGGCACGCTGGGCGGGCATCGGCGTGCTCGCATCTATGGCCGCTTGGATTGCGCCGCCGCACGCCGGGCCATCGCGCGCGGCGGTTATGTGCGCCACCGCGTGTTCTTCCTGAACGAAGCCGATGCGCGCGACGCCGGCTATCGGCCCTGCGCCGTGTGCATGCCACAGGCGTATGCAGCATGGAAAGGATCGGCCGGTTGCGGGTAA
- the purM gene encoding phosphoribosylformylglycinamidine cyclo-ligase: MSASETPSASTGLSYRDAGVDIEAGDALVDRIKPFAKRTMREGVLGGIGGFGALFELSNKYQEPVLVSGTDGVGTKLKLAFALNRHDTVGQDLVAMSVNDILVQGAEPLFFLDYFACGKLDVDTAATVVKGIAQGCELAGCALIGGETAEMPSMYPDGEYDLAGFAVGAVEKRKIIDGTTIAEGDVALGLASSGAHSNGYSLVRKIIEVSRPDLNADFHGQRLQDAIMAPTRIYVKPLLSLIDKLTVKGMAHITGGGLTENVPRVLQDNLTAVLHKDAWTLPPLFQWLQKAGNVADDEMHRVFNCGIGMVVIVSPADAPAAIAHLKDAGETVYQIGEIRARQAGEAQTIVV, from the coding sequence ATGAGCGCTTCCGAAACCCCATCCGCATCGACCGGCCTGTCTTACCGCGACGCGGGCGTCGACATCGAGGCGGGTGACGCCCTTGTCGATCGCATCAAGCCGTTTGCCAAGCGCACCATGCGCGAAGGCGTGCTGGGCGGCATCGGCGGCTTCGGCGCGCTGTTCGAGCTGTCCAATAAGTATCAGGAACCGGTGCTGGTGTCCGGCACCGACGGCGTGGGCACCAAGCTCAAGCTGGCCTTTGCGTTGAATCGCCACGACACGGTTGGCCAGGATCTGGTCGCCATGAGCGTGAACGACATCCTCGTGCAGGGCGCCGAGCCGCTGTTCTTCCTGGATTACTTCGCCTGCGGCAAGCTCGACGTCGACACCGCTGCCACCGTGGTCAAGGGCATCGCCCAGGGTTGCGAGTTGGCCGGCTGCGCGCTGATCGGCGGCGAAACCGCTGAAATGCCGAGCATGTACCCGGACGGCGAATACGACTTGGCCGGCTTCGCCGTCGGCGCGGTCGAAAAGCGCAAGATCATCGACGGCACCACCATTGCCGAGGGCGACGTGGCTCTGGGCCTGGCTTCGTCGGGCGCGCATTCGAACGGCTACTCGCTGGTGCGCAAGATCATCGAGGTGTCGCGCCCGGACCTGAATGCCGATTTCCACGGCCAGCGCCTGCAGGACGCCATCATGGCGCCGACGCGCATCTACGTGAAGCCGCTGCTGTCGCTGATCGACAAGCTGACCGTCAAGGGCATGGCGCACATTACCGGCGGCGGTTTGACCGAAAACGTGCCGCGCGTGCTGCAAGACAACCTGACCGCCGTGCTGCACAAGGACGCCTGGACGTTGCCGCCGCTGTTCCAGTGGCTGCAGAAGGCCGGCAACGTGGCCGATGACGAAATGCACCGTGTGTTCAACTGCGGTATCGGCATGGTCGTGATCGTGTCGCCAGCCGACGCACCGGCCGCCATCGCACACCTGAAGGACGCGGGCGAAACGGTCTACCAGATCGGCGAGATCCGCGCACGGCAAGCCGGCGAAGCGCAGACGATCGTGGTCTGA
- a CDS encoding AI-2E family transporter — translation MNAPVLSQETKRTLAWIAVALVFLALLKALAPTLTPFVFAFILSYILHPGVEWLQRHRVPRVLGVFLMILVLTVVGVALMLLILAVLQREIPAIREQLPGMLAKLNAFLSPKLDELGLHVSFDFPGLRALLTEQLAASPDDVVARVLTYLRVSGSAAVQVLGLFFLVPIVMFYLLMDWNMLMRRVETAVPRRWLPKARELAAETDGLLSQYLRGQIIVMLVLAVYYSAGLALAGFDVALPVGIFTGLAVFIPYIGFGVGLTLAILAALLQFGNLYGLLAVAVVYGIGQFLEGFYLTPRLVGERIGLHPLAVILALLAFGQLFGFFGILLALPMSAVLLVGLRQIRKLYLGSRLYQD, via the coding sequence ATGAACGCCCCCGTGCTGTCGCAGGAAACCAAGCGCACGCTCGCCTGGATCGCCGTGGCGCTTGTCTTCCTGGCCCTGCTCAAGGCGCTGGCGCCGACGCTCACGCCCTTCGTCTTCGCGTTCATCCTGTCGTACATCCTGCACCCGGGCGTGGAATGGCTGCAGCGCCATCGCGTACCGCGCGTGCTGGGCGTGTTTCTGATGATCCTGGTGCTGACGGTGGTGGGCGTGGCGCTGATGCTGCTGATCCTGGCGGTCCTGCAGCGGGAGATTCCGGCCATCCGCGAGCAACTGCCCGGAATGCTTGCCAAGCTCAACGCGTTTCTATCGCCCAAGCTGGACGAGTTGGGCCTGCATGTCAGCTTTGACTTTCCGGGCCTGCGCGCGCTGCTCACGGAACAGCTCGCCGCCAGTCCGGACGACGTGGTGGCCCGGGTACTGACTTATCTGCGCGTGTCGGGCTCGGCGGCCGTCCAGGTGCTGGGCCTCTTCTTCCTCGTGCCGATCGTGATGTTCTACCTGCTGATGGACTGGAACATGCTCATGCGCCGCGTCGAAACGGCCGTGCCGCGTCGCTGGCTGCCAAAAGCGCGCGAATTGGCCGCTGAAACCGATGGCCTGCTCTCCCAATACCTGCGCGGGCAGATCATCGTGATGCTGGTGCTGGCGGTGTACTACTCGGCGGGGCTTGCCCTGGCCGGCTTTGACGTGGCGCTGCCGGTGGGCATCTTCACGGGGCTTGCCGTGTTCATTCCGTATATCGGCTTTGGCGTGGGGCTTACGCTGGCCATCCTTGCCGCACTGTTGCAGTTCGGCAACCTCTACGGCTTGCTGGCAGTGGCCGTGGTGTACGGCATCGGCCAATTTCTGGAAGGCTTCTACCTGACGCCCCGCCTGGTGGGCGAACGCATCGGCCTGCATCCGCTGGCGGTCATCCTCGCCTTGCTGGCTTTTGGCCAATTGTTCGGTTTTTTCGGTATCCTCCTCGCCCTACCGATGAGCGCTGTGCTGCTGGTCGGTTTGCGGCAGATCCGGAAGCTTTACCTCGGCAGCCGGCTCTACCAGGACTGA